The following coding sequences are from one Campylobacter sp. RM16187 window:
- a CDS encoding DUF459 domain-containing protein, translating into MRAFAVIFGALLIVFLILLNPFSIYFEAKYQKDFILSDTKLDEFSILAINFINKELERLNFLKDKPSSLPQTIEPNLDTNITEQKPIIVKKIDQNLTKEPKDINKTKIVEKIEVVPQKNITQPKKVSLESNSTVILVGDSIMKGFGWGFENLLKNKQVKVKNLGKSSTGLLNKKFYDWQNELDKILEENSDKNAILMAAFGANDTYSSTFGNKVAKFGTDDWKNGYKNRVEEIYQVAKKHDIDMVWIGLPCMENKKYSDKMRDLNKIFKSMADEKGVQFISLTDALCKNGKFVKTDDNKKSLREDDGVHLSMHGSIQAAKFVIIEILK; encoded by the coding sequence ATGAGAGCTTTTGCGGTAATATTTGGAGCGCTTCTTATAGTATTTTTAATCCTGCTAAACCCTTTCTCTATATATTTTGAAGCAAAATATCAAAAAGATTTTATTTTGAGTGATACAAAACTTGACGAATTTAGTATCCTTGCTATAAATTTTATAAACAAAGAGCTTGAGCGTCTAAATTTTTTAAAAGACAAACCATCTTCTTTACCTCAAACAATAGAGCCTAATTTGGATACAAATATAACAGAGCAAAAGCCTATAATAGTGAAAAAAATAGATCAAAATTTAACCAAAGAACCTAAAGATATAAATAAAACAAAAATAGTAGAGAAAATTGAGGTAGTACCACAAAAAAACATAACTCAGCCTAAAAAGGTAAGCTTGGAATCAAATTCGACAGTTATTTTGGTCGGTGATTCAATTATGAAGGGTTTTGGATGGGGTTTTGAAAATCTCTTAAAAAACAAACAGGTTAAAGTAAAAAACTTAGGCAAATCAAGCACAGGACTACTTAACAAGAAATTTTATGATTGGCAAAATGAACTTGATAAAATTTTAGAGGAAAATAGCGATAAAAACGCCATTTTGATGGCAGCTTTTGGGGCAAATGACACTTATAGCTCTACTTTTGGCAATAAAGTAGCAAAATTTGGCACAGATGATTGGAAAAACGGATATAAAAACAGGGTAGAGGAGATATATCAGGTAGCCAAAAAACACGATATAGATATGGTTTGGATTGGACTACCTTGTATGGAAAATAAAAAATATAGCGATAAAATGCGAGATTTAAATAAAATTTTTAAAAGCATGGCAGACGAAAAAGGCGTGCAGTTCATATCTTTAACAGACGCACTATGTAAAAATGGGAAATTTGTAAAAACTGATGATAATAAAAAATCACTCAGAGAAGATGATGGTGTACACCTAAGCATGCACGGTTCAATCCAAGCGGCAAAATTTGTAATAATTGAGATTTTAAAATAA
- the modB gene encoding molybdate ABC transporter permease subunit: MFDISSIDFTPFYLSLKLAFITTIILFFATLPLAYWLSRSNFKAKPIIESIVALPLVLPPSVLGFYMLVFLSPYNFFGKFMEENFDIRLVFNFSGLVIASCIYSLPFMFQPLQAGFSSLPKSLFEASYSLGKGKWTTLFMVALPNIKPSLLTALIVSFAHTLGEFGVVLMIGGSVGDKTKVASIAIYEAVELMDYQKAHIYSALMLIISFAVLFLVYFFNAKQKKA; encoded by the coding sequence ATGTTTGATATATCAAGTATTGATTTTACGCCGTTTTATCTATCATTAAAACTTGCTTTTATCACGACGATTATATTGTTTTTTGCCACGCTACCGCTTGCCTACTGGCTAAGCAGATCAAATTTCAAAGCCAAACCGATAATCGAATCCATAGTGGCCCTTCCGCTTGTTTTACCGCCATCGGTGCTTGGATTTTATATGCTTGTATTTCTTTCGCCATACAATTTCTTTGGCAAATTTATGGAAGAAAATTTCGATATACGCTTGGTTTTTAACTTCTCGGGACTTGTTATAGCAAGCTGTATCTACTCGCTTCCGTTTATGTTTCAGCCGTTGCAAGCTGGGTTTTCAAGCCTGCCAAAGAGCCTTTTTGAGGCGAGTTATTCACTGGGTAAAGGCAAATGGACTACGCTTTTTATGGTTGCGTTGCCAAATATCAAGCCTTCGCTTTTAACCGCACTTATCGTTAGCTTTGCCCATACTTTGGGTGAATTTGGCGTGGTGCTGATGATAGGAGGAAGTGTCGGTGATAAGACAAAGGTCGCAAGCATAGCCATTTACGAAGCGGTCGAGCTGATGGATTATCAAAAAGCGCATATTTACTCCGCACTCATGCTCATAATCAGCTTTGCCGTGCTGTTTTTGGTCTATTTCTTTAACGCCAAACAGAAAAAAGCCTAA
- a CDS encoding ABC transporter ATP-binding protein: MIEFRCKKILNGSGGQFCLDVDLDIKKGEFVALYGKSGSGKTTLLRLLAGFETPDSGVIKVKDKFFFNAGKSLPPQKRNIGFLFQDYALFENMNVLKNLLFANNDLKLANHLLDLVELTSLKNAQISKLSGGQKQRVALARALMRKPEIMLLDEPLSALDISMREKLQDYLLKIHREFDMTTILVSHDIAEIYKLTSKVFVLSEGVIERCGSAGEIFLKHSNSQKLSFHAKILEIQKRDCIYVAITLVGQQLCEVVLSHQEAANLKAGDEATLSAKAFAATLRKSKSDV, from the coding sequence GCGAATTCGTAGCCCTTTACGGCAAAAGCGGAAGCGGTAAAACTACTCTTTTACGCTTGCTTGCAGGCTTTGAAACCCCCGATAGCGGAGTGATAAAAGTTAAGGACAAATTCTTTTTTAATGCGGGAAAATCATTGCCGCCTCAAAAGAGAAATATAGGATTTTTGTTTCAAGATTACGCTCTGTTTGAAAATATGAACGTGCTTAAAAATTTGCTTTTTGCAAACAATGATTTAAAGCTTGCAAACCACCTGCTTGACCTAGTTGAGCTAACATCACTTAAAAACGCTCAAATTTCAAAGCTCTCGGGCGGTCAAAAGCAGCGTGTGGCGCTTGCAAGGGCGCTTATGCGAAAGCCTGAAATTATGCTGCTTGACGAGCCGCTTTCCGCGCTTGATATATCTATGCGCGAAAAGTTGCAAGACTATCTGCTTAAAATTCACCGCGAATTTGATATGACGACCATCTTGGTAAGCCACGATATAGCTGAAATTTATAAACTTACTTCAAAGGTATTTGTCCTAAGTGAAGGTGTGATAGAGCGCTGCGGAAGCGCCGGCGAGATATTTTTAAAGCACTCAAATTCCCAAAAGCTTAGCTTTCATGCCAAAATTTTAGAAATTCAAAAGCGCGACTGTATCTATGTGGCGATCACTCTTGTCGGACAGCAGCTTTGCGAAGTAGTCTTAAGCCATCAGGAAGCGGCGAATCTAAAAGCGGGCGACGAGGCTACGCTTAGCGCAAAAGCATTTGCGGCAACTCTTAGAAAAAGCAAAAGCGATGTTTGA
- a CDS encoding MBOAT family O-acyltransferase, producing MNLFSIEFAVSFFIFWLFYYFFNSNIKAQKWLILSFSYLFLGLLGLKFLIINIIFSLIVYKFAKKIHDTNSSFDLFLGIAFVVLTLAFFKYNGFFELKFGVIKFENIALPIGVSFYSFMSIILLVDSYNQEIDEPNLLDTLLFLSFFAVIISGPILKPKPFFEKLNSKKEFGKESKIFALLTLAIIKKLLIANHLFDIINPAFQAPHSLATSELIATLFGYSIMLYCDFSGYVDFVLALGLMCGFNLPPNFNRPFAALNLKEFWQNWHITLMNFFKNYIYIPLGGSRGGALLTQINVLIVFFISGIWHGAGINFIIWGLMHGFGVIFLNLTKEIDLLKFDFLKRFFTFIFVSFIWIFFVTDFTGMLRFLKAMRTNFNEDYLQILAVFAVAFLFTFIYANINFRSLIFNFFNKINLFFSMIFLTVFGLIVYFLMPSGMPNFIYQGF from the coding sequence ATGAATCTTTTTTCTATCGAATTTGCGGTATCTTTTTTTATTTTTTGGTTGTTTTATTATTTTTTCAACTCAAATATAAAAGCTCAAAAATGGCTAATCCTTAGCTTTTCATATCTATTCTTAGGACTGCTTGGACTTAAATTCCTAATTATAAATATAATTTTTAGCCTGATTGTGTATAAATTTGCGAAAAAAATACACGACACAAATTCATCTTTTGATCTATTCTTAGGCATTGCTTTTGTGGTTTTAACTCTTGCATTTTTTAAATATAACGGCTTTTTCGAACTAAAGTTTGGAGTAATAAAATTTGAAAACATAGCTCTGCCTATTGGAGTGTCGTTTTACTCTTTTATGAGTATAATCTTGCTTGTAGATAGCTATAATCAAGAGATAGATGAGCCGAATTTGCTCGATACTCTTTTGTTCTTGAGCTTTTTTGCAGTTATTATCTCAGGACCGATTTTAAAACCAAAGCCATTTTTTGAAAAGCTAAACTCTAAAAAAGAATTTGGTAAAGAGAGTAAGATATTCGCCTTGCTTACACTAGCAATCATTAAAAAACTACTAATCGCAAACCATCTTTTTGATATTATAAATCCGGCCTTCCAAGCACCACATTCACTCGCAACATCAGAGCTTATAGCCACTCTATTTGGTTATTCAATAATGCTTTATTGCGATTTTAGCGGGTACGTGGATTTTGTTTTGGCTTTGGGATTGATGTGTGGATTTAATCTACCGCCAAATTTCAATCGCCCTTTTGCAGCCTTAAATTTAAAAGAATTTTGGCAAAACTGGCATATAACTTTGATGAATTTTTTCAAAAACTACATTTACATACCTCTTGGAGGTAGTCGAGGCGGAGCTTTATTAACTCAAATAAATGTATTAATAGTATTTTTTATATCAGGCATCTGGCATGGAGCCGGGATAAATTTCATCATCTGGGGACTAATGCATGGATTCGGAGTTATATTTTTAAACCTCACAAAAGAAATCGATCTATTGAAATTTGATTTTTTAAAGAGATTTTTTACTTTTATTTTCGTTAGTTTTATATGGATATTTTTTGTAACAGATTTTACCGGAATGCTAAGATTTTTAAAGGCTATGAGAACAAATTTTAATGAAGATTATTTACAAATCTTGGCTGTTTTTGCAGTAGCTTTTCTATTTACTTTTATATACGCAAATATAAATTTTAGATCTTTAATTTTTAATTTTTTTAATAAAATAAATCTATTTTTTAGTATGATATTTTTAACTGTATTCGGATTAATCGTATATTTTTTAATGCCTAGCGGTATGCCAAATTTCATCTATCAAGGATTTTAA
- a CDS encoding redoxin family protein, which yields MIVKDINGNEIDFLELIKNKNCVVIAYPKMGESGKFLPEELKQTKGLTGCTNQCKAYQANLSEVAKFGFEVITVGALSIEKTKEFKEALGVNFSFFSDQDFELEKALNLKTFSTGDGKKFYHRQTLIIKDGKIIKRFNKISEPENDVKNVIEVIKSQI from the coding sequence ATGATCGTAAAAGATATAAACGGAAACGAAATTGATTTTTTAGAACTGATTAAAAACAAAAACTGCGTTGTTATCGCTTACCCAAAAATGGGCGAGAGCGGGAAATTTCTACCTGAAGAGCTAAAACAAACTAAAGGCTTAACGGGTTGCACAAACCAATGCAAAGCTTACCAAGCAAATCTTAGCGAAGTAGCTAAATTTGGCTTTGAGGTTATCACGGTTGGGGCTTTAAGTATAGAAAAAACTAAAGAGTTTAAAGAGGCTTTAGGGGTAAATTTCAGCTTTTTTAGCGATCAGGATTTCGAGCTTGAAAAGGCGCTAAATTTAAAAACCTTTAGCACTGGTGACGGCAAGAAATTTTATCACCGCCAAACTCTCATCATAAAAGACGGCAAAATCATAAAAAGATTTAATAAAATAAGCGAACCAGAAAACGATGTAAAAAATGTCATAGAAGTAATAAAAAGTCAAATATAG